The Nitrospirales bacterium genome includes a window with the following:
- a CDS encoding metallophosphoesterase family protein, with product MYIVWATDIHLNFLNKPGREQFLRSIVQHDPDAVFITGDIAEAPTLHFHLQEMQEAIQKPIYFVLGNHDYYYGSIQDVRSAMRHLSESRQGLTYLDGSQVIQLTKNTGLVGQDGWGDGRLGNAEQTPVRLNDFRLIEELKILEYGQLLERLGKLGDESAASIRETLSEALGLYEHVVFLTHVPPFKEACWYQGQVGNDDWLPFFTCKAVGDVLSELMKERVDRQLTVLCGHTHHEGIAQILPNLRVCTGSADYGAPYVQDVLKID from the coding sequence ATGTATATCGTCTGGGCCACTGATATCCATTTGAACTTTCTGAATAAGCCTGGACGAGAGCAATTTCTCCGCTCCATCGTGCAACATGATCCAGATGCCGTGTTCATTACGGGTGATATTGCCGAAGCGCCGACATTGCATTTTCATCTACAAGAAATGCAAGAAGCTATTCAGAAGCCCATCTATTTCGTGCTCGGTAATCATGATTATTATTACGGATCGATTCAAGACGTACGAAGTGCCATGCGGCATCTCTCTGAATCACGGCAAGGCCTGACATACTTGGATGGCAGCCAGGTTATCCAGTTGACGAAGAATACGGGGTTAGTCGGCCAGGATGGGTGGGGAGATGGCCGGCTTGGCAATGCCGAACAGACTCCCGTCCGGCTCAATGATTTTCGATTGATAGAGGAACTCAAAATATTGGAGTATGGTCAACTTCTTGAGCGGCTTGGAAAGTTAGGCGACGAGTCTGCTGCATCGATTCGCGAGACGCTATCAGAAGCACTGGGCCTGTATGAGCACGTGGTCTTCCTGACCCATGTTCCGCCGTTTAAGGAAGCCTGTTGGTATCAAGGTCAAGTGGGGAACGACGACTGGCTGCCGTTTTTTACCTGCAAAGCTGTCGGGGACGTATTGTCTGAACTCATGAAAGAGCGAGTTGACCGTCAACTAACCGTCTTGTGCGGGCATACGCATCATGAAGGGATAGCGCAAATTCTGCCAAACCTTCGTGTCTGCACCGGCTCAGCGGACTATGGGGCTCCGTATGTTCAAGACGTACTGAAAATAGATTAA
- a CDS encoding carboxypeptidase regulatory-like domain-containing protein, with product MKRYASLLSFLFIFTSVMPGWSYTEEPVTNGGTITGKVILDGKKPPALAYSLVTNPDTAFCGRISTGTGWRVVDEFEVGPDGGLKNTVVFLEDIQTGKPFPQTEPAKVTVEDCVFKPWVMAVKDQQPMHIINMDPIIHDVQVYETAPFGSKVMMHRPLRLNPHHPKNLLMDHQHNPGEAMIDKVNFSRGRRIFYLECGFHTYMQSWGLAVQNPYYAITDGEGNFTIPDIPEGVYTMIAWHPGMGGFLDTKVVVLANDTLKTTMRFENPRDKRMAHNTMNPNYRFGKPVLEKEGATVDIQVTHEHQESHEEHK from the coding sequence ATGAAACGCTATGCTAGTCTACTCAGTTTCCTATTCATCTTTACCTCAGTCATGCCTGGCTGGTCTTATACAGAAGAGCCTGTAACGAATGGTGGAACGATTACCGGGAAAGTCATCTTGGATGGCAAAAAACCCCCGGCACTCGCGTATAGCTTAGTGACCAACCCTGATACCGCATTCTGTGGCCGTATCTCGACAGGAACCGGATGGCGCGTCGTGGATGAGTTCGAGGTTGGGCCTGATGGCGGCCTTAAGAATACCGTCGTGTTTTTGGAGGATATTCAAACAGGCAAACCCTTCCCTCAAACGGAGCCGGCAAAGGTGACCGTGGAGGATTGTGTCTTCAAACCATGGGTGATGGCGGTCAAAGATCAACAACCGATGCACATTATCAACATGGACCCGATCATTCATGATGTCCAGGTCTACGAAACAGCTCCGTTTGGGTCTAAAGTCATGATGCATCGCCCCTTACGACTCAACCCGCATCATCCCAAGAATCTGCTCATGGATCATCAGCATAACCCTGGCGAAGCCATGATCGATAAAGTGAACTTTTCACGAGGCCGTCGGATTTTTTACTTGGAATGCGGGTTTCACACCTATATGCAGTCGTGGGGATTGGCCGTACAGAATCCCTATTATGCCATTACCGATGGCGAGGGAAACTTCACCATTCCCGACATTCCCGAAGGCGTCTACACCATGATCGCCTGGCATCCCGGTATGGGCGGATTCTTAGATACCAAAGTTGTGGTGCTGGCAAATGATACCCTCAAAACCACGATGCGCTTCGAGAATCCTCGAGACAAGCGGATGGCTCACAACACCATGAACCCCAACTATCGATTCGGAAAACCCGTTCTTGAAAAAGAAGGGGCCACGGTCGACATTCAAGTCACGCATGAGCATCAAGAGTCACATGAGGAACATAAATGA
- a CDS encoding RNA-binding protein, with product MSLKIYVGGLPYSTSEAELSDLFAAHGAVDSVKIITDKFTGQSRGFGFVEMSSGEEGNAAIAALNGSELGGRTLTVNEARPQEPRSSGGRRGFGGGGGGNRRDRW from the coding sequence ATGAGTTTGAAGATTTATGTGGGCGGCTTGCCGTATTCCACGAGTGAAGCGGAGCTAAGCGATCTTTTTGCCGCTCACGGGGCTGTTGATTCCGTTAAAATCATTACGGACAAATTTACGGGGCAGTCGCGCGGATTTGGGTTCGTTGAAATGTCGAGTGGAGAAGAAGGGAATGCGGCCATTGCGGCGTTGAATGGTTCTGAATTAGGCGGAAGAACGTTGACCGTTAACGAGGCACGGCCACAAGAACCACGATCTTCTGGAGGACGTCGAGGGTTTGGTGGAGGAGGCGGAGGTAATCGGCGAGACCGATGGTAA
- the typA gene encoding translational GTPase TypA — protein MPQQKRRKDMRNVAIIAHVDHGKTTLVDALLQQTGAYVFKEGEAVIMDSNPLEKERGITIFSKNASLRYKETQINLVDTPGHADFGSEVERILRMVDGVLLLVDAFEGPMPQTKFVLKKSLELHLKPIVVINKIDRPNARPTEVVNQTFDLFCELNATDEQLDFPIVYASGKDGLATTELDEEPQDMKPLLDTIVHRVLPPVADPELPFQMLVTILDYDTYIGRIAVGRIVHGTIRTGEQVALVKRDGTVRKNKVTKLLAYQGLVRVEREQAQAGDIISLAGVDDVRVGETLASPERPIALPTVNIDEPTISMNFSHNTSPLSGKDGGRFLTSRHIRERLAHEAMMNVGIKVEEADGGERFTVSGRGELHLSILIETMRREGYELEVSPPKVIFKEVDGDLLEPIEEVVIEVDPGYQGSVIEALGTRRAELKDLQQSTVGTIRMVFRIASRALMGFRSELLMMTRGTGVMSQIFYEYQPYKGEVPHRAAGVQISHGPGNAVAYALWGLQDRGEIFIHPGEALYEGMILGVNNKGQDLVVNAIREKKLTNIRAAGSDEAINLIPPRELTLEFALEFIEDDELVEVTPKHIRLRKRHLTDNERRAVRNAAKKA, from the coding sequence ATGCCTCAACAAAAACGACGCAAGGACATGCGGAATGTCGCCATTATTGCGCATGTGGATCACGGAAAGACGACGCTCGTCGATGCGCTGCTTCAACAAACAGGTGCCTATGTCTTCAAGGAAGGCGAAGCCGTCATCATGGACTCCAATCCGCTCGAAAAAGAACGAGGGATCACGATCTTCTCGAAAAACGCGTCGCTTCGGTACAAAGAGACTCAGATTAATCTCGTGGATACACCTGGACACGCGGACTTTGGGAGTGAAGTCGAACGGATTCTCCGGATGGTCGACGGCGTCTTGCTCCTGGTTGATGCCTTTGAAGGGCCGATGCCACAGACCAAATTTGTACTGAAGAAATCACTCGAGCTGCACCTGAAACCGATTGTCGTGATCAACAAAATAGACCGTCCCAATGCTCGACCAACCGAAGTCGTGAATCAAACCTTCGATTTATTCTGTGAATTGAACGCCACAGACGAGCAATTAGACTTCCCCATCGTCTATGCCTCTGGCAAAGATGGGCTCGCCACCACCGAATTAGACGAAGAACCGCAAGACATGAAGCCATTGCTGGATACCATCGTCCATCGAGTCCTTCCGCCAGTGGCCGATCCTGAACTGCCTTTTCAAATGCTCGTCACGATCCTGGACTACGATACCTATATCGGGCGAATTGCGGTCGGACGTATCGTCCATGGCACTATTCGTACCGGCGAACAGGTCGCGTTAGTGAAACGGGACGGGACGGTGAGAAAAAATAAAGTGACCAAGCTTCTCGCCTACCAAGGACTGGTTCGGGTTGAACGTGAGCAGGCTCAAGCCGGTGACATTATTTCGCTCGCGGGTGTTGATGATGTCCGTGTTGGGGAAACATTGGCTTCTCCCGAACGTCCAATTGCTCTACCAACCGTGAATATCGATGAGCCCACCATCTCCATGAATTTCTCGCACAACACGAGTCCGCTCTCGGGGAAAGACGGAGGACGGTTTCTGACCTCTCGTCACATTCGAGAGCGGTTGGCTCATGAAGCCATGATGAATGTCGGGATTAAAGTGGAAGAAGCAGATGGCGGTGAACGATTTACTGTCTCGGGACGGGGCGAATTACATTTATCCATTCTCATCGAGACCATGCGACGGGAAGGGTACGAATTAGAGGTCTCCCCCCCCAAAGTGATCTTCAAAGAAGTCGATGGCGACCTGTTGGAACCTATTGAAGAAGTCGTGATTGAAGTTGACCCTGGATATCAAGGTTCGGTGATCGAGGCTCTTGGGACCAGACGGGCCGAACTGAAAGACCTGCAACAGAGTACGGTCGGGACGATCCGGATGGTGTTCCGGATTGCCTCTCGAGCCTTAATGGGCTTTCGCAGTGAACTGTTGATGATGACCAGGGGCACGGGAGTCATGTCTCAAATTTTTTACGAATATCAGCCATATAAAGGAGAAGTACCCCACCGCGCCGCAGGAGTTCAGATTTCACATGGCCCTGGCAATGCAGTCGCGTATGCACTCTGGGGTCTGCAGGATCGTGGGGAAATTTTCATTCATCCTGGCGAGGCACTGTATGAAGGTATGATCCTTGGCGTGAACAACAAAGGACAAGACCTGGTGGTCAACGCCATTCGTGAAAAAAAGTTGACCAACATTAGAGCGGCGGGCTCTGATGAAGCCATCAATCTTATCCCCCCACGGGAGCTCACACTAGAGTTTGCCCTGGAATTCATCGAGGATGATGAACTCGTAGAAGTAACGCCTAAACACATTCGTCTCAGGAAACGCCATTTGACTGATAACGAACGCCGCGCTGTACGGAATGCTGCCAAGAAGGCGTGA
- a CDS encoding DEAD/DEAH box helicase: MSSSESTSELSSFETLGLSQSLLRDLAKAEFREPTPIQAKAIPPALEGRDVLGCAQTGTGKTAAFIIPMIERLAKGQKGAPRGLVLAPTRELAIQIQQTVDRLGRSCRIFATTIVGGSDMNAQIRGLRQRPDIIVATPGRLLDHMWQGTIRFTQLQIVVLDEADRMLDMGFAPQLNQIMEAVPEERQTLLFSATMPSNLGDLARMSLKDPVRAMVSKPATLASGVTQTLHHTTSSDKTPLLLSLLKGKGESVLVFTRTKHRADRLGETLERDGHRVAVLHGGRRLGQRRAALEGFRRGRFKVLVATDIAARGLDVANIAHVINYDLPNVPEDYVHRLGRTARMKAVGSATSFVTVEDSRHIREIERLLGQTVPSAPGSRPRFKPVLQNKEQRTRSGFSRSGSRHEHDQFRRFGSTRRHGGQRPASSAR, translated from the coding sequence ATGTCTAGTTCTGAGTCTACGTCTGAGTTATCATCATTTGAAACTCTTGGTTTATCCCAGTCTCTGCTACGAGATCTTGCAAAAGCTGAATTTCGGGAACCGACACCGATACAGGCAAAAGCCATCCCGCCGGCCCTTGAGGGCCGTGACGTGCTTGGATGTGCCCAAACCGGTACTGGCAAAACGGCAGCCTTCATCATTCCCATGATTGAAAGGCTTGCCAAAGGCCAGAAAGGCGCACCGCGCGGATTAGTCCTGGCGCCGACCAGAGAATTAGCGATTCAAATTCAACAAACCGTGGATCGTCTGGGGCGATCGTGCCGAATTTTCGCGACCACTATCGTGGGCGGAAGCGATATGAATGCACAGATACGAGGGCTACGGCAACGCCCGGATATCATCGTTGCGACTCCGGGTCGACTTCTTGATCACATGTGGCAAGGGACCATTCGATTCACTCAACTTCAAATCGTGGTGTTAGATGAAGCGGATCGTATGCTCGACATGGGGTTTGCCCCTCAGCTTAATCAAATCATGGAAGCGGTGCCGGAGGAACGGCAGACACTGCTCTTTTCTGCGACGATGCCCTCCAATCTTGGAGATCTGGCCCGGATGTCGTTAAAGGATCCGGTTCGCGCCATGGTCTCAAAGCCGGCTACGCTAGCGAGTGGTGTCACGCAAACCCTGCATCATACGACTTCCTCTGATAAAACACCACTGTTGCTTTCGCTCTTGAAGGGAAAAGGGGAGTCTGTTCTAGTGTTTACAAGGACAAAGCACCGGGCTGACCGGTTGGGCGAAACGTTGGAACGTGATGGCCATCGTGTTGCCGTGCTGCATGGCGGGCGCCGGCTCGGACAGCGACGTGCTGCTTTAGAGGGGTTTCGCCGGGGAAGGTTTAAAGTGCTTGTCGCGACAGATATCGCCGCTCGTGGGTTGGATGTCGCGAACATCGCCCATGTTATCAATTATGATCTGCCCAATGTGCCGGAAGACTATGTGCATCGCCTCGGCCGTACGGCACGCATGAAAGCCGTAGGAAGCGCCACTAGTTTCGTCACCGTTGAGGACTCGCGACATATCCGTGAGATCGAGAGGCTCTTGGGCCAGACGGTTCCTTCCGCGCCGGGGAGCCGGCCTCGATTCAAACCTGTACTCCAGAACAAGGAACAGCGCACTCGTTCTGGTTTTAGCCGAAGCGGGTCTCGTCATGAGCACGATCAATTCCGTCGTTTCGGCTCAACCCGACGACATGGTGGTCAAAGACCGGCGTCATCCGCACGGTAG
- a CDS encoding c-type cytochrome translates to MKRIGQAVVIGVIISTTTTWAADQAVLKPRVPADQIEQAKSWENPFPSTPEHIEIGRKIFHGKAFCVTCHGKDGKGLGHIPGLRGKLPRDFTDTVWQAARTDGELFWILKNGSPGTDMASFVPLVLTEEEAWHVLLYVRSFRTP, encoded by the coding sequence GTGAAGCGAATAGGGCAAGCTGTTGTCATCGGAGTGATTATCAGTACCACCACCACCTGGGCTGCAGATCAGGCCGTACTCAAACCTCGCGTGCCGGCTGACCAGATCGAGCAAGCCAAGTCCTGGGAAAATCCGTTTCCCTCGACTCCTGAGCATATTGAGATTGGAAGGAAGATTTTTCATGGCAAAGCGTTTTGCGTCACCTGTCATGGAAAAGATGGGAAAGGCCTCGGACATATTCCCGGGTTGCGCGGAAAGCTTCCTAGAGATTTTACGGATACAGTCTGGCAAGCTGCTCGAACCGATGGCGAATTGTTTTGGATTCTAAAAAATGGAAGCCCAGGGACAGACATGGCTTCATTCGTGCCGTTAGTGCTGACAGAAGAGGAAGCCTGGCATGTATTGCTCTATGTTCGATCGTTTAGGACCCCGTAA
- a CDS encoding OBAP family protein has translation MRRSIRSLMFVCALSFVAMGCMTTPAVSSEPGPATGYDIHVQAPHLMPDGTPGGPFHHYCKGISDKILQCLLFETTDAQAPLVAIEYFVAKDLSRQLPLIQWHRYFHDHEQEIATGRVQILDIEDPEKVKAIADAAAKTDGVIFHLWQKGKEFPDGTVTYPQSLGHIFNQPK, from the coding sequence ATGCGACGTTCAATTCGGTCACTCATGTTTGTCTGTGCGCTAAGTTTTGTGGCGATGGGCTGTATGACCACACCAGCCGTAAGTAGCGAGCCTGGCCCTGCTACTGGATATGATATCCATGTACAGGCTCCACACCTCATGCCTGACGGAACCCCTGGTGGCCCATTTCATCACTATTGCAAAGGCATCTCGGATAAGATTTTACAATGTCTCTTGTTCGAGACGACAGATGCCCAAGCTCCTCTGGTAGCTATTGAGTATTTTGTCGCCAAGGATCTTTCACGACAGCTCCCATTGATCCAATGGCATCGTTATTTCCATGATCATGAGCAAGAAATCGCCACGGGACGCGTCCAAATTTTAGACATTGAAGACCCAGAGAAAGTAAAAGCCATCGCCGACGCCGCCGCCAAGACAGATGGGGTCATTTTTCATCTCTGGCAGAAGGGCAAAGAGTTTCCTGATGGGACGGTCACCTATCCACAATCCTTAGGCCATATCTTCAATCAGCCCAAATAA
- a CDS encoding rhodanese-like domain-containing protein, protein METIVNRNSAIQNIDRLDRDFGHDTIAQLMIDVRTPREFEEVHIPGSRNIPLTDLETFLPELRELSRHQRLILVCRTQNRVKLAYDEFVIHGITNVRILEGGVTKWIADGRPVTRGRRSISLEGQVRMAAGTLIIGGTALGAFFSPWLLMIPAVVGAGLIHAGWKDSCLMGMLLSRLPFNQRGYVV, encoded by the coding sequence ATGGAAACAATCGTAAATAGGAATAGCGCCATTCAAAATATTGATCGATTAGACAGAGATTTCGGACACGATACAATTGCTCAACTGATGATCGATGTGCGAACTCCACGTGAATTCGAAGAAGTTCATATTCCCGGATCACGCAATATCCCCTTGACTGATCTCGAAACGTTCTTACCTGAATTAAGAGAGCTCTCAAGACATCAGCGTTTGATTTTGGTCTGTCGCACTCAGAATAGAGTGAAGCTAGCGTATGATGAGTTTGTGATCCATGGAATCACGAATGTTCGTATTCTCGAGGGAGGAGTCACAAAATGGATCGCTGACGGTAGGCCTGTGACCCGTGGACGAAGGAGCATTTCACTGGAGGGTCAAGTAAGAATGGCAGCAGGAACCCTGATCATAGGAGGAACGGCCTTAGGCGCGTTCTTCAGTCCCTGGCTTCTCATGATCCCTGCAGTTGTCGGCGCCGGGTTGATTCATGCCGGTTGGAAGGATTCTTGTCTCATGGGCATGCTGCTCTCCAGGCTTCCCTTTAATCAGAGAGGCTACGTTGTATGA
- a CDS encoding sigma 54-interacting transcriptional regulator, whose amino-acid sequence MELDFRKNPGILSNMVDVMADGVFTVDSSGHIVAWSAGAARITGYSSQDVVGQSCHLLEGQNCKGFSKLTEFLDNPTPYPWGICNQECKVLGKNGRELYLYGNVSVLRDEQGKVMGAIGTFTDLTSFILSNEKIAVLEEQTKSRDAFQQLVGKSQVMQEVFRRLRLAAQSDVSVLLTGESGTGKELAARAIHALSCRKDQPFFAINCSAIPETLLESELFGHVKGAFTGAIRDKVGVFQAADGGTLFLDEIGDTSPVLQLKLLRVLQEGEIRRVGDERVVKVNVRLITATNKKLKSALSSGEIREDFYYRIRVFEITIPPLSERREDIPLLVKHFIEEYAKVYQRSVDEISQDAMHHLVKYSWPGNVRELRNAIEHAFVTVEGDCLTLLDLPPEIRTLDAKPNTQSSHPSDVSDHKEERDRILSALRETHGRKLEAARLLGMSRVTLWKKLQKFGIQALTLPLPLQ is encoded by the coding sequence ATGGAACTCGATTTCAGGAAGAATCCTGGCATTCTCAGCAATATGGTCGATGTCATGGCAGATGGAGTATTCACCGTGGACTCGAGCGGTCACATTGTCGCATGGAGTGCCGGGGCTGCACGAATCACCGGGTATTCCAGCCAAGATGTCGTCGGACAATCCTGCCATTTACTCGAGGGGCAAAACTGTAAAGGCTTTAGCAAACTTACCGAATTTTTGGATAATCCCACCCCCTATCCGTGGGGAATTTGTAACCAAGAATGCAAAGTCTTGGGCAAAAACGGCCGAGAGCTCTACCTGTATGGAAATGTCTCCGTGCTTCGGGATGAGCAAGGGAAAGTCATGGGCGCGATCGGCACGTTTACCGACCTCACCTCATTTATCTTGAGCAACGAAAAAATTGCTGTGCTCGAGGAACAGACAAAGTCCCGCGATGCCTTCCAACAGCTTGTCGGGAAAAGCCAGGTCATGCAAGAAGTCTTTCGCCGGCTTCGTCTAGCGGCGCAGAGCGACGTCTCTGTGTTGCTCACCGGAGAATCAGGAACTGGAAAGGAATTGGCCGCTCGAGCGATTCACGCTCTAAGCTGTCGAAAAGATCAGCCATTCTTTGCCATTAATTGTTCAGCCATCCCTGAAACATTGCTGGAAAGCGAGCTCTTTGGACATGTCAAAGGCGCATTCACGGGAGCTATCCGCGACAAAGTCGGAGTTTTTCAAGCGGCAGATGGGGGTACGCTGTTTTTGGACGAAATCGGTGATACCAGCCCAGTCCTTCAACTCAAACTTCTGCGTGTCTTGCAAGAAGGAGAAATCCGACGGGTCGGAGATGAACGGGTCGTAAAAGTGAATGTCCGTTTGATCACGGCCACGAATAAAAAATTAAAGTCGGCGCTATCGAGCGGGGAAATACGCGAGGATTTTTATTATCGCATTCGCGTGTTCGAAATCACGATTCCTCCCTTAAGCGAGAGAAGAGAAGATATTCCATTACTCGTCAAACACTTCATCGAAGAATACGCCAAGGTGTACCAGCGCTCTGTCGATGAAATCTCACAGGATGCCATGCACCATCTCGTGAAATACTCTTGGCCCGGCAACGTGAGGGAATTACGCAATGCGATTGAACATGCTTTTGTAACCGTTGAAGGGGACTGTCTAACCCTACTGGACCTGCCTCCGGAAATTCGCACTCTGGATGCCAAACCAAACACTCAATCATCTCACCCTTCTGACGTTTCTGACCATAAAGAAGAACGGGATCGTATCCTCTCCGCCTTAAGAGAAACACATGGCCGCAAACTCGAAGCCGCCAGGCTACTCGGAATGAGCCGTGTCACGCTCTGGAAAAAACTCCAGAAGTTTGGAATTCAAGCCTTAACCCTCCCTCTCCCTTTACAGTAA
- a CDS encoding cupredoxin domain-containing protein: MPIRIIIAVFLFVWTGITPVLASGFEETRIHEVVIDVKTRKFLPDLISLNVGEKTRFILRNKDAELHAFVPIGLFAGTAHNVSGNGAPQFGKEGLVRVLLPSTGQTEILFTPKKPGKYPFFCDLPGHVMRGDIVVRE; encoded by the coding sequence ATGCCAATTCGAATAATAATTGCTGTGTTTCTTTTCGTCTGGACTGGAATAACCCCGGTCCTGGCATCTGGGTTCGAGGAGACACGAATTCATGAAGTTGTCATAGACGTTAAGACTCGAAAATTTCTCCCTGATTTGATTTCCCTGAACGTCGGAGAAAAAACGCGGTTCATTCTGAGAAATAAAGATGCCGAGCTCCACGCATTTGTTCCAATAGGACTTTTTGCCGGGACCGCTCACAACGTCAGTGGCAATGGCGCCCCTCAGTTCGGCAAGGAAGGTCTTGTACGTGTCCTCCTTCCTTCAACCGGACAAACGGAAATCCTGTTCACGCCGAAAAAACCGGGGAAGTACCCATTTTTTTGCGATTTACCAGGTCACGTCATGCGTGGAGACATAGTGGTGCGGGAATAG